The window ACTTGTTTAATGCCTTGGATTTATCCAGCTCCTACACATAGTTGAACCATATAACTTGTACATTTACTATAGTTCAGTGCAGACACAAAATTATTCATAAAACCTACCCTTATCAAAATGTGATAAAACTctagtaacaaaaaaaaaaatcttgaacAGAGGCATAAATGAGGCAGTTGGAACAGAAGTTTTACTGAACAATTTTATTGACGTTTGAGACTTTAGGAGGAGCTGGATGCTGCCACCGCAGACCGTCTGGGTTTGGGAACAGTGCCCTCACGGAATCCATttctgcaaaacacaaacaataagGTATTGACATGGGTTCCTGACCAAAAGGACTTGGCTCATATAGAACCAACTTGTCACATCTCCCCAGAACCTTAGATCATACTACCAGGAAATGGTTTCAAATAGATTGACTGTTTAAGCAAATGACATGCACTTGTATGACAGCCTCCCACAAatatggattaaaaaaaaaaaaaaaaatctattttgaAACTCAATTAAAATACTCAGACCTAGATCTTGCACACACTATCAATGTCATTGGCGCAAGTCCATAACGATCCTTGCCCTATGAAAATGTGCTAACTATCATTATTAGTAATGTAATAAGATAATTCAGGCATTTCAGAATATTCTCTTGAATATGTTAACACTAAATGCAACACACACTTGATGCATAGTTCTATGTGCTGCATGCGTTCtagtttaataatgaattacaTTGCCCAGTTCAGTTTAAATTGTGCCCAGCTCAATATTACCGAGACAAGCCACATGAACAAGGAAAGGCCAATTGTCAGATAAACTTTGCCTCACTAGATGCCCAATACAGAGGGAGACGACTCATAAAAAAGCAAAGTTATCAATCTCTTAATATCACATTCAATAGGAATTTATAAATCATGTTGACCAACTACGACAGAGCAAACATATTTAAGCACACACCAGAAATAGCTCTCCTCAGTATAAGGTTGAAATCACGGGATATCATTTGTTCagacatttatattttacacaTCACTggagagcatctgtgtgtgcactggagaCAAAACTTTAGAACACAGTTGACAACGTAAGCATCTGCACAGGCAACAGAGGTCAGACTAAACACCTGACAACTTCACCCGCATTAATACTCAGACTACAGTCTGAGAACATAAAAGCTCATCAGAAAATACAACAGCCCTCAGCCACCAACATGTCAGCACTGGCTTGACCCATCCCAGAAAAGGGAGGAATCTTCAAAGTGTCCCATTAATAACTAACTCAGCTCACCTGAACCTGCGGAAGACCACCTTCATGTGTCTCATACGGCCAGTGCCAGTGGTGCTGCGTCTCTTGGCCTTCTCACTCCAATTGTCtgtaaacacagccacacacacacacacttaatatttTATAAACCAATCAATGAGCAGTGCACACACTAGGGTGCTCTCCTCAGGATAAGTAGTTAATATCACAGAGTTTCATTAGTTCagacatttattatttttaacatcaCTGGTGAGCATTTCAAGACTTAGAACTGATGCACCCTCTGATGCATAAGGCCCATACATGTATGTACAGACATTTGCACAAGCTGGCAATGCAAATAACCTCTTTAACGTTTTAAGACGACCTATTCCCAAACTGACACCAGTGGACAAACTTACACTTTCGCTTGCGCTTGGCAGGGTAACCGCACTTTCCGCAGGTAGACTTCTGGAGATGGTAAGCCTTGGAGCCGCAGCGGCGGCAGAGTGTGTGCGTCTTGTTACGACGCTTTCCGAAGGAGGACGTACCCTTCGTCTGAAATGCAAAACATCACATTAGAATGGATAGCGAGACATGTTAGGCTTGTCATTAAGGGTTACCAGGGTAGACTCCTGCTTGAACACATCTTAACCATGCAACCCATAGCAGATTAGCATACCTATCCACCAGTTTACACGGCACTTAGCTTGCTATGAACACTGGTTGATGATTTTGCTGGAGGAAGCAAAACCAAAGTATTCGGGTCTTCCATAACTACACCGCGAATACTTAAAGAGTTTACGTGACATGAAACggttttaaatatttcagtgCTAGCCACACATTATAGAACTGTTACATTCGTGTGGGGCTTTGCTTACCGCAACACTTAGCTAGAAGGCTAACATCTCAGGCTTATAATAATATCTATACAAGTACAAGTGTACAAGGAAAATGTTGACAAATATAGAACCAGGATGTTTGGATATGTTAAAATACTCCACTTGACTATATTTCCAAATAGTTTTAAAACAGATGTTTAAGGATTTCATTCAACAGCTAAGGTACACTCACCATCTTTCCGACGAAGAGGAAACCAAAGAGACCGGAACTTGGGTTTGTGTAGCGTTAAATATCCACCGAAGGTTTTCCTGGTGCAACCATAAAATGATGCCCGGGGCTTGTTCTAAGAAAAAAAAGCGAACtgttaaaaacattttaaatcaaGAAAGATGTCGTAAAGATGTCATAATTGCAAGTTTACCAATAGTGAAAGTGTACACGATTTATGCAATTACTTTAACCTTAGTGAAAGCAAAGTTGACTTCTGGTAAACTGGTCATTTCTGGAAAACTTTGTTTTTACAAGTAATACACATATTTTGCATACACTGACTTCTTAAAACGTGTTTGGCCGTTATGAAATTGGCTTTAATTTTAATATGGACATTTTGTTATTTcaataaaatatacattttattatttcaaTAAAATGTACAACCGTTTAATGTTAGGAGCTAAATTGTTTTAAGTAACCAAACCATACAATTCGAATGAGTTGTTTCTTTATTCTGTGTAAACTCTGTTTGCAAGGAATCCACCTTAATTTCAGTTGGAGACAAGGCTAAACGGGATGACACATTTTATTGAACAGAATCAAATGCGGTATCTCTCAAGTTATTTTGTCGATTTTCCAAAACCCCTTCATTCTCTCATATGGATTTTCTTAACAGGACCTGACAAAATGCTAATCCGCATTATACAGAATGACGACTGTCACTAAACTTGTTTTCGTTCACTTCGCCCGACTACGCTTTTATTTCGCTCAGCACACGTACATTTCGGCCGTAAATTCGAGATTGTATCTAGGCTTTTATTTTGCCCGGAAGTGCACTGTTGTCCCTTGGGTGGAGGATACAAAATCAAGGCTGTTGGATTTCCAAAACATATATCGTGGTAAGATGCAGTTTTTGACGTCAATGGCAAATATACAGTCGCTGATATTATAGATTAATGTTGTGAACCTAATCACTGCCATGGTAATACAGACAAAAATCACTAGAAGCGAACGTTATAGCTAGTAACTTGCGATTGATAGCCAATGTTAGCTCGCTTGCTAATCTAACTCAAGAGATTGTTTTGACGTTTGGCAGAATGTTAGCTATCCGTTTGCGGTAAAAAAAGTCTGTAGTCGATTTAGTCGGATTTGAAATGTGGTACATTGCCCATATGTTAATATGTGTAGGGGTGTCAGTGGTAACTTGGCTAGTTAAGGAAGTGCTGGGATGCCAGCAAACACTTCCTAGCTGGCTAGCAGTAGTATTAGCAGATATTGACAGATAGTGAGTTCTAAATACACCACTGTGTAgtaatgctagctagctaacgactAGTAATAGTTGTTAGACATAGACGGGAAACCTTTAATCATACTGAAACAGTTGaatttttttcgttttttatCTTTGTTCGTCGTCGTCGCTAGCCTGTCACAGTCGACCTATATAGCCAGGTAAGCTTAGTTAAGACCACATCAAATTAAGGCTAATGAGCTTAGGGAGCTTCGGCCCACTTTCCATCATTGTTATCCAGTAGTAAATCGTTTTGCATGATAATTTATGGGGTCTGGGCTGCTGAGTTGTGCTATTTTACTAATTTTGTATGGGCTCTATCCACCGATATTTGTGTAGGAAAATGGggagtgtgttgttttgtttgtaataaTGCGTTTAACATCTCGTGGTAAGATGTGAAGCTATTCACGGGCCCTGTTTGGCGTCCTAGACTAGATGAGAGATCCACTCTAAATTTCACAGTGCCACCCCCACTCTGTGTCTGCATCCATCTCTGACAGACCATCTGTGCAGAGGGATTAACAGCCAGAtagttgttttgctttttgctttATCTAGCAGATCCATTCATGCAAACGACATTATAGCCTATATCTAGACAAACTCACATGGACATGAAGATAGAGCTCACTGCACAGACAGTTTTACTTCTACTCATTAGGTATACAATTAATAATAACTGATGTTGAGGTTGTAGGTATTTCGCAAGACAGTGGTTAAGTCTCAGGCCTCTACTTTTATGCCATTATCTCGATGGCCTTTGGGTATGGATGGGTGAAGTGTTTTCATTCTAGAGCCTTCAATTGTGAAGATCACTGTCCGTGCTGAAATATTACCTTGTGACTCAGGTAGCTATGACGACGCTGGATGATAAGCTCCTGGGTGAGAAGCTGCAGTACTACTGCAGTAGCAGTGAGGATGAGGATAGCGACCacgatgaagatgaagaggggCCTAAAACCATCCGTGACCAGGCAGTGCTGGAACCAGAGGTGGAGTACAGCGCAGATGGCACTGCTGTTAACACAGGTAACTTAATAACCAAGGCTTTTCCTGTTGGTGTTGCACATGAAGACCCCACCAGTCATCAGTTGTTCTTGTGGGTTTTGGCTCGCTTTAAGAAGCTTCTGAAAAGCAGCCTTGTTcgttgtctctgtctgtcttgcttaGGACCAAAGGGTGTGATAAATGACTGGCGGAAGTTCAAAAAGTTGGAGACCGAGCAGAGGcgggagcagaagagagagatggagaaactgATCAAGAAGCTGAGCCTCACCTGCCGTTCACATCTGGAtgatgagaaggacaaggagaaacAGAAGAATGTACAGGACAAAATCCGTGgcaaggtctgtgtgtgtgtgtgtgtgtgtgtgagcgagcatgggagagcggggtaatgtgtgtggtgtgagctgggtaatctgtgtgtgtgtgtgtgtgtgtgtgtgtgtgtgtgtgtgtgtgtgagcatgggaGAGCatgggtaatgtgtgtgtgggagtggggtaatgtgtttgagtgtgggaaagggtgagtgtgggagagcgggtaatgtgtgtgtgtggtgtggtgtgttgtgtgtgtgtgtggtgtgtgtgtgtgtgtgggagagcgggtaatgtgtgtgtgtgtgtgggagagcggggtaatgtgtgtgtgtgtgtgggagagcggggtaatgtgagtgtgtgtgtgtgtgtgtgtgtgtgtgtgtgtgtgtgtgtgtgagtgtgtgtgtgtgggagagcggggtaatgtgtgtgagggtgggagagcggggtaatgtgtgagtgagggagagcggggtaatgtgtgtgtgtgtgtgggagagcggggtaatgtgtgtgtgtgtgagtgagggagagcgggtgatgtgtgagagagtgtgagggtgtgagagcGGGGTAcaataactataactatatgtcttgtcttatctgttgttgtgcgtgtgcacttatatgtttcaccgtgggagagtgggaaacgtttttttcgattcctttgtatgtcttaacatgcaaagtaattgacaataaacctactttgactttgtaatgtgtgtgagtgggagagcgtggtaatgtgtgagagagcggggtaatgtgtgagagagcggggtagtgtgtgtgagtgagtgtgggagagcggggttgtgtgtgtgtgagtgagtgagtgtgggagagcgggtgatgtgtgtgagtgtggagcgagcgggttgtgtgtgtgtgtgtgtgtgtgtgagtgtgggagagcggggtaatgtgtgtgtgtgggagcggggttgtgtgagtgtgtgtgtgtgtgtgtgagtgtgggagagcggggtaatgtgtgtgtgtgtgggagagcggggtaatgtgtgtgtgggagagtggggtaatgtgtgtgagtgtgagggtgggagagtgtaatgtgtgtggggTAGTTTGTTTGTCTGGAGGATGTATCTTGACATACCTGCACTTGTGCAGCCATCCAGAATGCTACCATTATTATGtatgttcttgttcttgttcggTGTTCTCAGCTTGTAGCGAAGGATGCGGACGAGGAGTTGGAcgaggatgatgaagagttcCTGGAGCAGTACAGGCAGCAGCGCATGGCCCAGATGCGGCTCGCCCTCGGCGGGGGCCGGCAGTTCGCTCAGGTGGTGGAGCTCAGCAGCGGGGAGGAGTTCCTGGCGGCGGTGGATGAGGAGGGCCGCGGCACGCTGGTCATCATCCACATCTATGAGCCTGAGGTCCTGGCCTGCCAGGCCATGGAGGGCTGCATGATGTGCCTGGCACAGCAGTACCCGCTGGTCAAGTTCTGCCGCGTGCTTGGCTCCGACATCGGCACCAGTGCGCAGTTCCGCGCCTCTGCGCTGCCCGCCCTGCTGTTATACCGCGGTGGCGAGCTGGTGGGCAACCTGGTACGCATCAGTGACCAGCTGGGCAACGACTTCTACGCCACCGACGTGGAAGGGCTGCTGCAGGAGTACGGCCTGCTGCCTGACAAGTACGCCCAGACACTGGCCAACGCTGGCGCAAACGGAAGCATCCGGAACAGCAACCTCGCTCAGCTCAGCGACTCCGACAGTGACCTGGACTTAGActagacccccccacacacacctggacacttTCTCAAacgtccacacatacacatgctcacatatgcacaccaaCCACAAGCATATAATCATGGTTCGGAATAGCCTTTTTTGGCTAAGGTGAGTGAGTGGACTGGGGGAGTCTCACCAGGGGTATCATTAGTCAACATTTTCAGAGGCTTTTCTCTTCTAGCTTTCCTACCCAAGCTTATTGATATTGATACACATAACATGACGTGATGGATGTGGTGAAAGTCAACtaccagtgtgtttctgtgagctACGTCTGCTCAGAGTAGCACATTGGATGTGTAGTTTGACAACTCCGCACTTCAGATTGGTTATTGTAAGTATGTCCATTCCCATGATTTTTGAATAACTATTGAATGAGCTCTTAACTGCTCAGCGTAAGAGTAAATTGGAcctcatgatgatgatgatgatgatgatgatgtgatgactGAAGCTGCTaaacctgcaggtggagtctaCCGCAGACCAGACCAATAGTAAGATTTGCTTACCTGtcagttcatttcagtttttttaaaaagaacTTTATAAATACTTTTTCTTGAATTTCTCCACTAGTAATTAGTCTGTTCAGCAGTCTTAGTCTTTCTACTTCATGTGTATAGCCATTGGTCATTGGTGTTAGGAGggaacatttttgtgtgtgtgtgtgtgtatttattctcCTTAGAATCAGGGTGCGTTATGTGAATCTGTTCACATGTGAGAACATATCAAACATCACTGCTTATTAAGCTCTTGAATTGTTCAGTTTCTCATTTCATAGACATAAGTACAAACACTTAACTCATGCCTGCTGATCACCCTGGCACGAGTTCACAACCCTGTGAGATGCCCTCCACAAtgttgactgtgtatgtgtgtcagagaaatCTCTACGAATTCATCACCTGAAATTGCAAATATGTTCCTTATGTAAATTAGGTAAACTATTTATTCCTGAAAGCACGTGCTTAGTCTCTAAAAAATATTTAGTTTAGGACTGACCAAAGGTCTGTATTAACTTTAGTTTGCTTGCTATTATGTTTGTTGGATATGTCTGTTTTGGATTCTATACcttgatgtgtttgtgcaaataaaaatgaataatgacCAATGAAACTGGCTTTCCCtcaaacatagaaacacacatactaGTCCAGTTTAGTCAAATACTTTACTGTCTTTTATTCCCAGGGTTCttaaaatgatttacaaaaaTAAGATTTAATTGGCATACCACAAATTCCACATGTAATTTTGAAGTGCTTGACAGAAAAGGGATTTCAGTCACGTATTGCATTTCATTACATTGCATACAATATATtaccacacacatattcacatatacgtatacatatacatacttaCAAACGAAGATAAAGTAAGAACAAGCGACTACTATGACTATGAGCTGTGCGAAGCATTCATTCTGGCCTAACCCTCACATCACATTGATTACCACACAGACGCTACAGCAGATTGAATTTCCAACACATTTGCCCAGAGCATAAGAACGGAACTCCAGAGAGGCAGGTAGGTGCTATGGCCTCTAAGAATTGAATTCACACGTACTCAAAGAAGATGGGTCAGGCGTGGTACTTAAAGGCTCTctggaagaaaaaaattaaaaacagacttgttagggatttatttcaccctttttaggactgtaattaacctcagaattaagacacacaaccaagaatataataaataattgacttttactctggcaaagaggagtgaatggcTCTCGACCGCTCatcaacatacactcacacaataggagcgcagtggtttcagaacgctgttcaaacCATCACTAACTTCCCTGGTAccatgtaacagactttatgcaaagacaatatcacagaacatgcaggaaaacactcccccttgtaccatcccgtactctggttccaagagataagaatgtttacctaagacccccaaacccagactttaacacaacagtccagaatgagttcacataaacacatggtctcctaattcagtcctaccctaaacatcaaatgacaggtctgagtttaacatctctgttctcacagatagaattcctctcagaacaaaggaacctctgagactaatatcaaactacaaacacatcatgataataattatatagcatatttctttcacaagaCTCTAGCAGGTCACTCTTCGTTTGAAACTCTTGGTGTCCTCACGTTGCTCCAGCTGGACTGTTATTGATTGCAGAGGCTCACACCAGCACAGAGCAATCAGACAGTGGCTCAAGGGTGTGTTGATTCCCAGGTCTGCTGGACTGCCAGGCCTCTCTCCCAGTCCCAGAAGTGAAGCCTTAAGTTAAGCTTAGAGCAGAAGGTGGGTGAGTAACAGGAGAGCGAGGAGCAGGAGTGGTGTACAGTCTTTAAGGTCAACGGCCGAGTCGTGAAGGTCGTGGCAGAGAGCCTGCTCCAATAGGAAGTGAGTGTCTGGACTGATGCCTGAAACGAATAGCACACAGCGCAAGAGGCTCCACTGAGTTTTATATCACACATTTCAAGTCAACTCATTTCGAAtatcagacaaaacaaacagtaaaaaaatatttaattattatatatatatttttttttaaagctttttttttaaagctttcatttaaaaagtcaaatcgtactttgttaaaaaaaagtagTAACTGgttgtatttctctctttcaaactgGTAGGCCTTCTGTAGCACCTAAATATGGCCTGATATGTCACCGACTCATTGAGCTGATGGCCATCCTATCTGGCTCTACTTGTTGAAAAACTGGTGTTTGAGTACCTCCTGAAATTCAACTTCTAAGTGTGTTAAATGGTCTCCTGTATTGTGGTAGAGCTGGTAGAGATAACAAATAATACACCAGTACCAGCTGACATGGCTGTCAATAGCCAGCAGGCCTTATATGGGCAAAGGCAATGTGAAATCATCAATCAATGTGATCCTTTGCCCTACACTTTCCATGATAATGTGCCATACAAAAACAGCTAAATAACAACATAATGAGATGTGTTATTAAAgggtgtgagtgttagtgtgtggagtggagtggggttgAAATAAATATGTGTCCTTACCATGTAGAGACCATTCCTCCCAGAGATGCTGAAGCTCTTCTTGGTTAACATTAGTCTGTTCTGTAGGGCAGAGgttacaacacatacacacatcagttTTTTGTGTTAGGAATCTACAAGGCATAAAGTTAAGatagaacatttttttttgcagtctACACAAGAACAACCAACATCAAGTGTTGTCATATATCCAGTGCAAAAAAATGTCTCTTGcacattaaatatatattaacaGGGaaaagcaagagcaagagcagggATGGAAGATCCAGTGAAGCTGGATGTTGGTGTGCCAGTGGATACATCAATGACAGACAGAGtggcaaagacaaaaaaaagagatggagagatgttaTGTGAGTGGAGAT of the Clupea harengus unplaced genomic scaffold, Ch_v2.0.2, whole genome shotgun sequence genome contains:
- the LOC105911056 gene encoding 60S ribosomal protein L37 encodes the protein MTKGTSSFGKRRNKTHTLCRRCGSKAYHLQKSTCGKCGYPAKRKRKYNWSEKAKRRSTTGTGRMRHMKVVFRRFRNGFREGTVPKPRRSAVAASSSS
- the LOC122130622 gene encoding phosducin-like protein isoform X1 encodes the protein MPVTVDLYSQVAMTTLDDKLLGEKLQYYCSSSEDEDSDHDEDEEGPKTIRDQAVLEPEVEYSADGTAVNTGPKGVINDWRKFKKLETEQRREQKREMEKLIKKLSLTCRSHLDDEKDKEKQKNVQDKIRGKLVAKDADEELDEDDEEFLEQYRQQRMAQMRLALGGGRQFAQVVELSSGEEFLAAVDEEGRGTLVIIHIYEPEVLACQAMEGCMMCLAQQYPLVKFCRVLGSDIGTSAQFRASALPALLLYRGGELVGNLVRISDQLGNDFYATDVEGLLQEYGLLPDKYAQTLANAGANGSIRNSNLAQLSDSDSDLDLD
- the LOC122130622 gene encoding phosducin-like protein isoform X2; the protein is MTTLDDKLLGEKLQYYCSSSEDEDSDHDEDEEGPKTIRDQAVLEPEVEYSADGTAVNTGPKGVINDWRKFKKLETEQRREQKREMEKLIKKLSLTCRSHLDDEKDKEKQKNVQDKIRGKLVAKDADEELDEDDEEFLEQYRQQRMAQMRLALGGGRQFAQVVELSSGEEFLAAVDEEGRGTLVIIHIYEPEVLACQAMEGCMMCLAQQYPLVKFCRVLGSDIGTSAQFRASALPALLLYRGGELVGNLVRISDQLGNDFYATDVEGLLQEYGLLPDKYAQTLANAGANGSIRNSNLAQLSDSDSDLDLD